In Streptomyces sp. SID8374, one genomic interval encodes:
- a CDS encoding Lrp/AsnC family transcriptional regulator translates to MAIDHLDGRLIVLLAREPRIGVLEASRRLGVARGTVQARLDRLQSNGVIRGFGPDVDPAALGYPVTAFATLEIKQGQGADVRAHLGGVPEVLELHTTTGTGDMLCRLVARSNADLQRVIDRVVGFDGIVRASTAIVMENPVPLRIIPLVEQAAQDTD, encoded by the coding sequence ATGGCGATCGATCATCTGGACGGCCGGCTCATCGTGCTGCTCGCACGGGAGCCGCGCATCGGCGTCCTCGAAGCATCCCGGCGGCTCGGCGTGGCGCGCGGGACCGTACAGGCGCGGCTGGACCGCCTTCAGTCGAATGGCGTCATCCGGGGGTTCGGCCCGGACGTGGACCCGGCGGCGCTCGGCTATCCGGTCACCGCGTTCGCGACGCTGGAGATCAAGCAGGGCCAAGGCGCCGACGTACGGGCCCATTTGGGCGGCGTACCGGAGGTGCTGGAGCTGCACACCACCACCGGCACCGGCGACATGCTGTGCCGGCTGGTGGCCCGGTCCAACGCCGATCTCCAGCGGGTGATCGACCGGGTTGTCGGATTTGATGGCATCGTCCGGGCCTCCACGGCGATCGTCATGGAGAACCCGGTTCCGCTGCGGATCATCCCGCTGGTGGAACAGGCGGCCCAGGACACCGACTGA
- a CDS encoding FAD-linked oxidase C-terminal domain-containing protein codes for MSDLLERLRTGLPAEALITDPDVTASYAHDMASFCAAGTPAVVVLPRTVEQVQHVMRTATELRVPVVPQGARTGLSGAANASDGCIVLSLVRMDRILEISPVDRIAVVEPGVINAVLSRAVNEHGLYYPPDPSSWETCTIGGNIGTASGGLCCVKYGVTAEYVLGLDVVLADGRLLTTGRRTAKGVAGYDLTRLFVGSEGSLGIVVKAVLALRPQPPQQLVLAAEFPSAAAACDAVCRIMERGHTPSLLELMDRTTVRAVNKLASMGLPETTEALLLCAFDTPDPAADLAAVGALCTAAGATEVVPADNPAESELLLQARRMSLTALEAVKSATMIDDVCVPRSRLGEMLAGTAAIAERYGLTIGVCSHAGDGNTHPVVCFDHTDPDESRRARESFDAIMALGLELGGTITGEHGVGVLKKEWLARELGETGIELQRGIKAAFDPLGLLNPGKLF; via the coding sequence ATGAGCGATCTTCTCGAACGCCTGCGCACCGGGCTCCCCGCCGAGGCCCTGATCACCGATCCGGACGTCACCGCGTCCTACGCCCACGACATGGCGAGCTTCTGCGCGGCAGGCACCCCGGCCGTCGTCGTGCTCCCGCGCACGGTCGAGCAGGTCCAGCACGTCATGCGCACCGCCACCGAACTGCGCGTCCCGGTCGTCCCGCAGGGCGCCCGCACCGGCCTGTCCGGCGCGGCCAACGCCTCGGACGGCTGCATCGTGCTCTCCCTGGTGCGGATGGACCGGATCCTGGAGATCAGCCCGGTCGACCGGATCGCCGTCGTGGAGCCGGGCGTCATCAACGCGGTGCTGTCACGCGCGGTGAACGAACACGGCCTCTACTACCCGCCGGACCCCTCCAGCTGGGAGACGTGCACCATCGGCGGCAACATCGGCACGGCCTCCGGCGGCCTGTGCTGTGTGAAGTACGGGGTCACCGCCGAGTACGTCCTCGGTCTGGACGTCGTCCTCGCCGACGGGCGGCTCCTGACCACCGGCCGACGTACGGCGAAAGGCGTCGCCGGGTACGACCTCACCCGGCTCTTCGTCGGCTCCGAGGGCAGCCTCGGGATCGTCGTCAAGGCCGTCCTCGCGCTCAGACCGCAGCCGCCGCAGCAGCTCGTCCTCGCCGCCGAGTTCCCCTCGGCAGCCGCCGCCTGTGACGCTGTGTGCCGGATCATGGAGCGCGGTCACACGCCGTCACTCCTCGAACTGATGGACCGGACGACCGTGCGTGCCGTCAACAAGCTGGCCTCCATGGGGCTGCCCGAGACCACCGAGGCGCTCCTCCTCTGCGCCTTCGACACCCCGGACCCGGCGGCCGACCTCGCCGCTGTCGGGGCGCTCTGCACGGCTGCGGGGGCCACCGAAGTGGTCCCGGCGGATAACCCGGCCGAGTCCGAACTCCTCCTCCAGGCCCGCCGGATGTCGCTCACCGCGCTGGAGGCAGTCAAGTCCGCCACGATGATCGACGACGTCTGCGTACCGCGCTCCCGGCTCGGCGAGATGCTCGCGGGCACGGCGGCCATCGCCGAGCGGTACGGCCTCACCATCGGCGTCTGCTCCCACGCGGGCGACGGCAACACCCACCCCGTCGTCTGCTTCGACCACACCGACCCCGACGAGTCCCGCCGGGCCCGCGAGTCCTTCGACGCGATCATGGCGCTCGGTCTGGAGCTGGGCGGGACCATCACCGGCGAACACGGCGTCGGCGTCCTCAAGAAGGAGTGGCTCGCCCGCGAACTGGGCGAGACCGGTATCGAGTTGCAGCGCGGTATCAAGGCCGCCTTCGACCCGCTCGGCCTCCTCAACCCCGGCAAGCTCTTCTGA
- a CDS encoding RDD family protein, translating into MSAPTPAPGDDSPREGYYPDPSIPGYVRYWNGASWVPGTSRPAPQQAAPVEETGPIFFDEEEGIADGPGGSNTSGGSAGADRREAGASSEAGSVWQADSARQTGFGGERDHRVSWGGGPAPEPAAPPADPRAPLAQDPTRGALPGMRDSGSDGGAAAEAGARPPTEGTVTIRATGPQPGAAQPNAPHLDPVQPNAVRGGAPHPDLVQPNAVRGSAPQSDLVQPNAVRGGAPHPDLVQPSAVRGSAPQSDLVQPNAVRGSAPRPDPVQPNAGTPQGPQALPAATAQPLPVQAPAPAPQEARQGPVQAPAPAPVAPTPLTPGPGGGSASWAQQVHQLAQPEPQQQLQQAPQPTPHPLPHQQQQPPFAQSGAAADQPVVPWKPPAADDPFQQLVRSQAAARPAGLGKRFAARLVDNLVLGAVVGAVAIPLGTQAMDHIDRKITAAKQTGETVTVWLLDSTTGTLLGALLAAFLVLGFLLEALPTAKWGRTLGKKLFGLDVRDIESHDAPTLGAALRRWLVYGVLGLLVIGVVNVLWCLVDRPWRQCWHDKAARTFVAG; encoded by the coding sequence ATGAGCGCGCCAACTCCGGCACCCGGTGACGACAGCCCACGTGAGGGCTACTACCCCGACCCCTCCATCCCCGGTTACGTCCGGTACTGGAACGGCGCGTCCTGGGTCCCGGGTACGAGCCGGCCCGCGCCCCAGCAGGCCGCGCCGGTGGAGGAGACCGGGCCGATCTTCTTCGACGAGGAGGAGGGGATCGCGGACGGCCCGGGTGGCTCGAACACGTCGGGCGGGTCCGCCGGCGCCGACCGCCGGGAGGCCGGGGCCTCGTCCGAGGCCGGGTCCGTCTGGCAGGCGGACTCCGCGCGCCAGACCGGCTTCGGCGGCGAGCGGGACCACCGGGTCTCCTGGGGCGGCGGCCCGGCACCGGAGCCCGCCGCGCCCCCGGCCGACCCGCGGGCACCCCTCGCGCAGGACCCGACCCGCGGTGCGCTGCCGGGGATGCGGGACAGCGGGAGCGACGGCGGGGCCGCTGCGGAGGCCGGGGCGCGCCCGCCGACGGAGGGCACGGTCACGATCCGCGCGACGGGCCCGCAGCCCGGCGCCGCACAGCCGAACGCCCCGCACCTCGACCCCGTACAGCCGAATGCGGTACGGGGAGGCGCCCCGCACCCCGACCTCGTACAGCCGAATGCGGTACGGGGGAGCGCCCCGCAGTCCGACCTCGTACAGCCGAATGCGGTACGGGGAGGCGCCCCGCACCCCGACCTCGTACAGCCGAGTGCGGTACGGGGGAGCGCCCCGCAGTCCGACCTCGTACAGCCGAATGCCGTACGGGGAAGCGCCCCGCGCCCCGACCCCGTACAGCCGAACGCCGGTACGCCGCAGGGGCCGCAGGCGCTTCCGGCCGCCACCGCTCAGCCCCTTCCGGTGCAGGCCCCCGCCCCCGCACCTCAGGAGGCGCGGCAGGGACCGGTCCAGGCCCCCGCGCCCGCCCCTGTCGCCCCCACGCCGCTCACCCCGGGCCCCGGTGGCGGTTCGGCGTCCTGGGCGCAGCAGGTCCACCAACTGGCCCAGCCCGAACCGCAGCAGCAGCTCCAGCAGGCGCCTCAGCCGACGCCCCACCCCCTGCCCCACCAGCAACAGCAGCCCCCCTTCGCGCAGTCCGGGGCGGCGGCGGACCAGCCCGTCGTGCCCTGGAAGCCCCCGGCGGCCGACGACCCCTTCCAGCAGCTCGTCCGCTCCCAGGCGGCGGCCCGGCCCGCCGGGCTCGGCAAGCGGTTCGCCGCCCGGCTGGTCGACAACCTGGTGCTCGGCGCGGTCGTCGGCGCGGTCGCCATCCCCCTGGGCACCCAGGCGATGGACCACATCGACCGGAAGATCACCGCGGCGAAGCAGACCGGCGAGACCGTCACCGTCTGGCTGCTGGACTCCACCACCGGGACGCTGCTCGGGGCCCTGCTCGCGGCCTTCCTCGTCCTCGGCTTCCTCCTGGAGGCGCTGCCCACCGCCAAGTGGGGCCGCACGCTGGGCAAGAAGCTGTTCGGCCTCGACGTACGGGACATCGAGTCCCATGACGCGCCCACGCTGGGTGCGGCCCTGCGCCGCTGGCTCGTCTACGGGGTGCTGGGGCTCCTGGTCATCGGCGTGGTCAATGTGCTCTGGTGCCTGGTCGACCGGCCCTGGCGCCAGTGCTGGCACGACAAGGCGGCCCGCACGTTCGTGGCGGGCTGA
- a CDS encoding isochorismatase family protein, translating to MHRALIVVDVQNDFCEGGSLAVAGGADVAAAITDLIGEAQPGYRHVVATRDHHVDPGGHFSETPDFVDSWPVHCVAGTEGVGFHPNFAPAVASGAIDTVFDKGAYSAAYSGFEGTDENGTGLAQWLRDRSVTEVDVVGIATDHCVRATALDAAREGFVTHVLLDLTAGVSPATTEKALDELRTAGVKLSGMPVVAEAL from the coding sequence ATGCACCGCGCATTGATCGTCGTGGACGTTCAGAACGACTTCTGCGAGGGCGGCAGCCTCGCGGTGGCGGGTGGTGCCGATGTCGCCGCCGCCATCACCGATCTCATCGGTGAGGCCCAGCCCGGCTACCGGCACGTGGTGGCCACCCGGGACCACCATGTCGACCCCGGGGGCCACTTCTCCGAGACCCCGGACTTCGTGGACTCCTGGCCGGTGCACTGTGTCGCCGGGACCGAGGGCGTCGGGTTCCACCCGAACTTCGCGCCCGCCGTCGCCTCCGGGGCCATCGACACCGTCTTCGACAAGGGCGCCTACTCGGCCGCGTACAGCGGGTTCGAGGGCACCGACGAGAACGGGACCGGCCTCGCACAGTGGCTGCGCGACCGGTCGGTGACCGAGGTCGACGTGGTCGGTATCGCCACCGACCACTGCGTACGGGCCACCGCCCTGGACGCGGCCCGTGAGGGCTTCGTCACCCATGTGCTGCTGGACCTGACCGCCGGGGTCTCGCCCGCGACCACCGAGAAGGCCCTGGACGAGCTCCGGACGGCGGGCGTCAAGCTCTCCGGCATGCCGGTCGTCGCCGAGGCCCTGTAG
- a CDS encoding RDD family protein encodes MSNDQPTPGQPPEDDDPFVKKPQEPPPPSDGQPPYGRPPYGSAPPPPPPPPNDPYGGSGGFGAPDPLAGMPPLAEPGKRILARLIDFLIISIPLYLISLPWGGAIDVDGDGDNGFDGAYSGHQFLWSLIGLVVYVAYDTYFTHKDGRTLGKRLLKLRVAMLNDGRVPDTGAALMRAVVLWAPALLCCPCLWWLINIVLMFTDKPYRQALQDKAAKTVVVVAR; translated from the coding sequence ATGAGCAACGACCAGCCGACGCCCGGCCAGCCGCCCGAGGACGACGATCCGTTCGTCAAGAAGCCGCAGGAGCCCCCGCCGCCGTCGGACGGTCAGCCGCCGTACGGCCGGCCGCCCTACGGGAGCGCGCCGCCCCCTCCGCCGCCCCCGCCGAACGACCCGTACGGCGGCAGCGGGGGTTTCGGGGCGCCGGACCCCCTGGCCGGGATGCCGCCGCTGGCCGAGCCGGGCAAGCGGATCCTGGCCCGGCTGATCGACTTCCTCATCATCTCGATCCCGCTCTATCTGATCTCGTTGCCGTGGGGCGGGGCGATCGATGTCGACGGGGACGGTGACAACGGGTTCGACGGCGCCTACAGCGGCCACCAGTTCCTGTGGTCGCTGATCGGCCTGGTCGTCTACGTCGCGTACGACACGTACTTCACGCACAAGGACGGCCGGACCCTGGGCAAGCGGCTGCTGAAGCTGCGCGTGGCCATGCTCAACGACGGCCGGGTGCCCGACACCGGCGCGGCGCTGATGCGGGCCGTCGTCCTGTGGGCCCCGGCGCTGCTGTGCTGCCCGTGCCTGTGGTGGCTGATCAACATCGTGCTGATGTTCACGGACAAGCCCTACCGGCAGGCGCTCCAGGACAAGGCGGCCAAGACCGTGGTGGTCGTGGCCAGGTAG
- a CDS encoding tetratricopeptide repeat protein, protein MDVMPQQDPESRRPPEPSPHDPYAMPAEGATAVPPPPPTLRTTLRRAAFGAVAAGVLLAGALVAVPDGKRDVPKEPGPVERAEAAATAGSPASLSDLTALVGDRQKWVESHPADAPSWATLGSAYVEWGRRSADAAYFGRAEEALKRSLEARPGERGNGEAWVGMAALANARHDFLAAKRWGETVRKQDPKAWSVYPVLIDAYTGLGDVKAATEATEKFGELRKGVPALARTADLYRGQGWREDALATAREAADRATTPAEKAEALHRLGELAWERGEPEEAVAQFDAALRTDSGHHASLAGKARALAALDRTDEAVAAYQSALAKLPRPAYALELGELYTSLELDGDAQSQYDQLGELLEQAKAAGVDESLVRARYESDHGDPAVAVELLRGQWRKQHRSAAVADALGWALHRAGTSEEGLKYARQAVDTGVRNASYAYHLGVIEARLAQYGPARRHLEEALRTNPAFSPLDAPKAREALESLGEPPSGGPGDMQPPPPPPAPEPKREPKPEPKRESPKPESPAPSKTAPAPSKPAPSSPAAVEADASKSP, encoded by the coding sequence ATGGATGTCATGCCCCAGCAGGATCCCGAGTCCCGCCGGCCGCCCGAGCCGTCCCCGCACGACCCCTACGCGATGCCCGCCGAAGGCGCCACCGCCGTGCCCCCTCCCCCGCCCACCCTGCGGACGACCCTGCGCCGGGCCGCGTTCGGGGCGGTGGCGGCGGGTGTGCTGCTGGCCGGGGCGCTGGTGGCCGTACCGGACGGGAAGCGGGACGTCCCGAAGGAGCCGGGTCCGGTGGAGCGGGCCGAGGCGGCGGCGACCGCGGGCTCCCCCGCCTCCCTCTCGGACCTGACCGCGCTGGTCGGGGACCGGCAGAAGTGGGTGGAGTCCCACCCGGCCGACGCGCCGTCGTGGGCGACGCTCGGTTCGGCGTACGTGGAGTGGGGGCGGCGCTCGGCGGACGCGGCGTACTTCGGGCGCGCGGAGGAGGCGCTGAAGCGGTCGCTGGAGGCGCGGCCGGGCGAGCGCGGCAACGGGGAGGCGTGGGTGGGGATGGCGGCACTCGCCAACGCGCGGCACGACTTCCTGGCGGCGAAGCGGTGGGGCGAGACGGTACGGAAGCAGGACCCGAAGGCCTGGAGCGTGTACCCGGTCCTCATCGACGCCTACACCGGTCTCGGGGACGTCAAGGCGGCGACCGAGGCGACCGAGAAGTTCGGCGAGCTGCGCAAGGGCGTCCCCGCCCTGGCCCGCACCGCCGACCTCTACCGGGGCCAGGGCTGGCGCGAGGACGCGCTCGCCACCGCCCGGGAGGCCGCAGACCGGGCGACGACACCCGCCGAGAAGGCCGAGGCGCTGCACCGGCTGGGCGAGCTGGCCTGGGAGCGGGGCGAGCCGGAGGAGGCGGTGGCGCAGTTCGACGCGGCGCTGCGCACGGACTCCGGCCACCACGCGTCGCTGGCGGGCAAGGCCCGGGCCCTGGCGGCGCTGGACCGCACGGACGAGGCGGTGGCCGCGTACCAGAGCGCGCTCGCCAAGCTCCCGCGCCCGGCGTACGCCCTCGAACTCGGCGAGCTGTACACGTCCCTGGAACTCGACGGCGACGCGCAGAGCCAGTACGACCAGCTGGGCGAGCTGCTGGAGCAGGCGAAGGCGGCCGGGGTCGACGAGTCGCTGGTCCGGGCCCGCTACGAGAGCGACCACGGGGACCCGGCGGTGGCGGTGGAGCTGCTGCGCGGCCAGTGGAGGAAGCAGCACCGCAGTGCGGCGGTGGCGGACGCGCTGGGGTGGGCGCTGCACCGGGCGGGCACGTCGGAGGAGGGGCTGAAGTACGCCCGGCAGGCGGTGGACACGGGGGTGCGGAACGCCTCGTACGCGTACCACCTGGGCGTGATCGAAGCGCGGCTGGCGCAGTACGGTCCGGCCCGCCGCCACTTGGAGGAGGCGCTCCGCACCAACCCGGCGTTCTCCCCGCTGGACGCGCCGAAGGCCCGGGAGGCGCTGGAGTCACTGGGTGAGCCGCCGTCGGGCGGGCCGGGGGACATGCAGCCGCCGCCCCCGCCACCGGCCCCTGAGCCGAAGCGGGAACCGAAGCCGGAGCCGAAGCGGGAGTCCCCCAAGCCGGAGTCCCCGGCCCCCTCGAAGACGGCCCCGGCCCCGTCGAAGCCGGCCCCGAGCAGCCCCGCGGCGGTGGAGGCCGACGCCTCGAAGTCTCCGTAG
- the hppD gene encoding 4-hydroxyphenylpyruvate dioxygenase — MTETLHTSPDTAAQADRFPVKGMDAVVFAVGNAKQAAHYYSTAFGMKLVAYSGPENGSRETASYVLTNGAARFVFTSVIKASTEWGTFLADHVAEHGDGVVDLAIEVPDARAAYAYAVEHGARGITEPHEVKDEHGTVVLAAIATYGKTRHTLVERSGYDGPYLPGFAAASPIVEPPAKRTFQAIDHCVGNVELGRMNEWVGFYNEVMGFTNMKEFVGDDIATEYSALMSKVVADGTLKVKFPINEPAIAKKKSQIDEYLEFYGGAGVQHIALATNDIVSTVRSMRAAGVQFLDTPDSYYDTLGEWAGETRVPVEILRELKILVDRDEDGYLLQIFTKPVQDRPTVFFEMIERHGSMGFGKGNFKALFEAIEREQEKRGNL, encoded by the coding sequence ATGACTGAGACTCTGCACACCAGCCCTGACACCGCCGCGCAGGCCGACCGCTTCCCGGTCAAGGGAATGGACGCGGTCGTCTTCGCCGTGGGCAACGCCAAGCAGGCCGCGCACTACTACTCGACCGCCTTCGGCATGAAGCTCGTGGCCTACTCCGGACCGGAGAACGGCAGCCGCGAGACCGCGAGTTACGTCCTCACCAACGGCGCCGCCCGCTTCGTCTTCACCTCCGTGATCAAGGCGTCCACCGAGTGGGGCACCTTCCTCGCCGACCATGTCGCCGAGCACGGTGACGGGGTCGTCGACCTCGCCATCGAGGTCCCGGACGCCCGCGCCGCCTACGCGTACGCCGTGGAGCACGGCGCCCGCGGCATCACCGAGCCGCACGAGGTCAAGGACGAGCACGGCACCGTCGTCCTCGCCGCCATCGCCACCTACGGCAAGACCCGCCACACCCTGGTGGAGCGCTCCGGTTACGACGGCCCGTACCTCCCCGGCTTCGCCGCCGCCTCCCCGATCGTGGAGCCGCCGGCCAAGCGGACCTTCCAGGCCATCGACCACTGCGTCGGCAACGTGGAGCTCGGCCGGATGAACGAGTGGGTCGGCTTCTACAACGAGGTCATGGGCTTCACCAACATGAAGGAGTTCGTAGGCGACGACATCGCCACCGAATACTCCGCCCTGATGTCGAAGGTCGTCGCCGACGGCACGCTGAAGGTGAAGTTCCCGATCAACGAGCCGGCGATCGCGAAGAAGAAGTCGCAGATCGACGAGTACCTGGAGTTCTACGGCGGCGCAGGCGTCCAGCACATCGCGCTCGCCACCAACGACATCGTCTCCACGGTCCGTTCGATGCGCGCGGCCGGTGTGCAGTTCCTGGACACCCCCGACTCGTACTACGACACGCTCGGCGAGTGGGCGGGGGAGACCCGGGTGCCGGTCGAGATCCTGCGCGAGCTAAAGATCCTGGTCGACCGCGACGAGGACGGCTACCTGTTGCAGATCTTCACCAAGCCGGTCCAGGACCGCCCGACCGTCTTCTTCGAGATGATCGAACGCCACGGCTCCATGGGCTTCGGCAAGGGCAACTTCAAGGCCCTCTTCGAGGCGATCGAGCGCGAGCAGGAGAAGCGCGGCAACCTCTGA
- a CDS encoding immune inhibitor A domain-containing protein: MTNQRRALRAAAVVVAMAATAATASTFATAQAHDTTSGSAASAAHRQDPAPAKGHVEHNLEGPFSEQQAAQREAALEQVLAGDKKVTARSGSKVVKLGDKKYVELGREKTDKIFTILLEFGDKVDDTTMFDPDGDGPKPPVKKYGGTPGPAHNQIAKPDPKKDNSTAWKADYNRAHFEKLYFGEGKDVHSLKTYYEKTSSGRYSVDGAVSDWVKVDYNEARYGSNYCGQSNCANVWDAVRDGVNAWVADQKAKGRTDAQIKADLAEYDQWDRYDYDGDGDFNEPDGYIDHFQIVHAGEDESAGGGAQGGDAIWAHRWYAYGTNAGLTGPAENKAGGAQIGDTGIWVGDYTVQPENGGLGVFAHEYAHDLGLPDLYDTSGGGENSVGFWSLMSAGSWLGTGKGEIGNLPGDMTSWDKLQLGWLDYDTAKAGKTSLHKLGVSEYNTKDPQALVVELPAKSVTTTVVKPAQGTKQWWSDQGDNLSNTLTRSVDLTGKSSAKLDLSGWYDIEADYDFLYTEVSDNGGTSWTALDGTADGQAIPRDASDKPALTDVSGAYKKLSFPLDAYAGKKIDLRFRYQTDGGAGGKGFAADEITITADGAVLFSDNAEGDDNGWSAKGFSRIGESFAKDYPQYYIAENRQYVSYDETLKVGPYNFGFATTRPSWVEHYAYQTGLLVWLWDTSQKDNNTSVHPGQGLILPVDSHAKPLKWKDGTVVRNKIQPFDAPFSWYPNKGFTLHNADVPLKIQPSPGNPVFDDRKGTYWYKENPTGSVKVSDTNTRISIVLEPLNGSSMTVLVSPSGR, translated from the coding sequence GTGACCAATCAGAGACGGGCGCTTCGCGCCGCTGCTGTTGTCGTGGCCATGGCCGCGACCGCCGCGACGGCGTCGACTTTCGCCACCGCCCAGGCGCATGACACCACGTCAGGTTCCGCCGCTTCCGCCGCCCACCGCCAGGACCCGGCGCCGGCCAAGGGGCATGTGGAGCACAACCTCGAAGGTCCCTTCAGCGAGCAGCAGGCAGCGCAGCGGGAGGCCGCGCTGGAGCAGGTGCTCGCCGGGGACAAGAAGGTGACGGCCAGGAGCGGTTCCAAGGTCGTCAAGCTCGGCGACAAGAAGTACGTGGAGCTCGGCCGGGAGAAGACCGACAAGATCTTCACCATCCTGCTGGAGTTCGGCGACAAGGTCGACGACACCACGATGTTCGACCCGGACGGCGACGGCCCCAAGCCCCCGGTCAAGAAGTACGGCGGCACGCCCGGCCCGGCGCACAACCAGATCGCCAAGCCGGACCCGAAGAAGGACAACAGCACCGCCTGGAAGGCCGATTACAACCGGGCGCACTTCGAGAAGCTGTACTTCGGCGAGGGCAAGGACGTCCACTCGCTCAAGACCTACTACGAGAAGACCTCCTCGGGCCGCTACTCGGTCGACGGCGCGGTCTCCGACTGGGTGAAGGTCGACTACAACGAGGCCCGTTACGGCTCCAACTACTGCGGCCAGTCCAACTGCGCCAACGTGTGGGACGCGGTCCGCGACGGCGTCAACGCCTGGGTCGCCGACCAGAAGGCCAAGGGCCGCACGGACGCGCAGATCAAGGCGGACCTGGCCGAGTACGACCAGTGGGACCGCTACGACTACGACGGCGACGGCGACTTCAACGAGCCGGACGGCTACATCGACCACTTCCAGATCGTCCACGCGGGCGAGGACGAGTCGGCCGGCGGCGGCGCGCAGGGCGGCGACGCCATCTGGGCGCACCGCTGGTACGCGTACGGCACCAACGCGGGCCTGACCGGCCCGGCCGAGAACAAGGCCGGCGGCGCGCAGATCGGTGACACCGGCATCTGGGTCGGCGACTACACCGTCCAGCCCGAGAACGGCGGCCTGGGCGTCTTCGCCCACGAGTACGCCCACGACCTCGGTCTGCCGGACCTGTACGACACCTCCGGCGGCGGCGAGAACTCGGTCGGCTTCTGGTCCCTGATGTCGGCGGGCTCCTGGCTCGGCACCGGCAAGGGCGAGATCGGCAACCTGCCGGGCGACATGACCTCGTGGGACAAGCTCCAGCTCGGCTGGCTGGACTACGACACGGCCAAGGCGGGCAAGACCTCGCTGCACAAGCTGGGCGTCTCGGAGTACAACACCAAGGACCCGCAGGCGCTCGTCGTCGAACTGCCGGCCAAGTCGGTGACCACCACGGTCGTCAAGCCCGCGCAGGGCACCAAGCAGTGGTGGAGCGACCAGGGCGACAACCTGTCGAACACCCTGACCCGTTCGGTCGACCTGACCGGCAAGTCCTCGGCGAAGCTGGACCTTTCGGGCTGGTACGACATCGAGGCCGACTACGACTTCCTCTACACCGAGGTGTCGGACAACGGCGGCACGAGCTGGACCGCACTCGACGGCACCGCCGACGGCCAGGCCATCCCGCGCGACGCCAGCGACAAGCCGGCCCTGACCGACGTCTCGGGCGCGTACAAGAAGCTCTCCTTCCCGCTGGACGCCTACGCGGGCAAGAAGATCGACCTCCGCTTCCGCTACCAGACCGACGGCGGCGCGGGCGGCAAGGGCTTCGCGGCCGACGAGATCACCATCACGGCCGACGGTGCCGTCCTCTTCTCGGACAACGCCGAGGGCGACGACAACGGCTGGTCGGCCAAGGGCTTCTCGCGGATCGGCGAGTCGTTCGCGAAGGACTACCCGCAGTACTACATCGCGGAGAACCGCCAGTACGTGTCGTACGACGAGACCCTCAAGGTCGGCCCGTACAACTTCGGTTTCGCCACCACCCGTCCGAGCTGGGTGGAGCACTACGCGTACCAGACCGGTCTGCTCGTCTGGCTCTGGGACACCTCCCAGAAGGACAACAACACCTCGGTCCACCCGGGCCAGGGTCTGATCCTGCCGGTCGACTCGCACGCCAAGCCGCTCAAGTGGAAGGACGGCACGGTCGTACGCAACAAGATCCAGCCGTTCGACGCCCCGTTCAGCTGGTACCCGAACAAGGGCTTCACGCTCCACAACGCGGACGTGCCGCTGAAGATCCAGCCCTCGCCGGGCAACCCGGTCTTCGACGACCGCAAGGGCACCTACTGGTACAAGGAGAACCCCACGGGCAGTGTCAAGGTTTCTGACACCAACACCCGCATCTCCATCGTCCTGGAGCCGCTCAACGGCTCCTCGATGACCGTGCTGGTCAGCCCCTCGGGCCGATAA
- a CDS encoding SsgA family sporulation/cell division regulator: MMSIVERELELKLVLSPERSIPVPARLTYRTDDPYAVHIAFHIGSESPVHWTFARELLVEGVFRPCGHGDVRIWPTKIDNRSVICVALTSPDGNALLEVPSAAVAAWVERTLRAVPPGTESDRLGIDEALAELLAPLPADDLWLSDPWSADESPSQDGEA, encoded by the coding sequence ATGATGAGCATCGTGGAACGTGAGCTGGAGCTGAAGCTCGTCCTGTCCCCCGAGCGGTCCATCCCGGTCCCCGCCCGGCTGACGTACCGCACCGACGACCCGTACGCCGTGCACATCGCCTTCCACATCGGCTCCGAGTCGCCCGTGCACTGGACGTTCGCCCGGGAGCTGCTGGTGGAAGGGGTGTTCCGGCCGTGCGGGCACGGGGACGTGCGGATCTGGCCGACGAAGATCGACAACCGCAGCGTGATCTGCGTGGCCCTCACCTCCCCCGACGGCAACGCCCTCCTGGAGGTGCCCTCGGCCGCCGTCGCCGCCTGGGTGGAGCGCACGCTGCGCGCGGTGCCGCCGGGCACGGAGAGCGACCGGCTCGGGATCGACGAGGCGCTGGCGGAGCTGCTGGCCCCGCTGCCTGCGGACGACCTGTGGCTGAGCGACCCGTGGTCGGCGGACGAGTCGCCGTCCCAGGACGGTGAGGCGTGA